The Candidatus Rokuibacteriota bacterium sequence TCCCTGCTTGTCAGCCCCGGCTCACGCAACACCTTCCCCATATACCCGAACCCGCGGGGAGGTGTCAACAGGAGCACGAGAGCGCCACACGGCGCTGGCGAGTTACCGGCGAGCAGCGAGGGGCTTGCTATAATGGGGCAGCCCTCGTCACCCACGAAAGGAGCGGTGTACTGTGCGCGTGGTTCCCGTGGACGTCTCCACGATCATCCTGGTCGTTCTGGCACTGCTCTTCACGCTGTTCGCGTACCTGAAGGATCCCGGGCTGCCCGCCATCGGCGCGCTGAACGGGCTCTCGCTCCTCTGGTTCATCCTCCCCCGCTTGATCCCCGCCCTCATCCTGACTGGAATGCTCCAGGTGCTCGTCCCCCAGGAGCTGGTGAGCCGCTACTTCGGGCGCGAGGCCGGGCTCCGCGGCATCGTCATCGCCGCGGTCGCCGGTGTGCTGACCCCGGGCGGCCCCATGGTGAGCGTGCCGCTCATGGTCGCGCTCGCCAACTCGGGGGCCGGGCTCGCCGCGCTCGTCGCCTACATGACCTCCTGGTC is a genomic window containing:
- a CDS encoding permease, with the translated sequence MRVVPVDVSTIILVVLALLFTLFAYLKDPGLPAIGALNGLSLLWFILPRLIPALILTGMLQVLVPQELVSRYFGREAGLRGIVIAAVAGVLTPGGPMVSVPLMVALANSGAGLAALVAYMTSWSLFGIQRIIAWEAPLMGWQFVIVRVVPSLAFPVVAGWLVKVFYQE